The following DNA comes from Nicotiana sylvestris chromosome 10, ASM39365v2, whole genome shotgun sequence.
GATAAAAGGCAAAATAGATAAGTTACCGTTAAACTATCCATCAAATTCCTGTTACACACTTTCTGGACACGAAAATTATTTTACACATTCAACTTTTTCAGAGTATATCTAATACACACCTCTTTTGTTACGTGGCTCGCGCATGCTTAACAAGAAAAACCGAGCATGTAAAATTTGTAAAGATCTTTTGAAATCCATATTTTAGTGCCACGTGCCAAATAATAGTAGTAATAAGGAACCCTTTTATCCTGGTCTTCCACGACCTACCGGGACAACCCTCCCCCCCTCCGGTCTTCCCCAAACTCCCCTCCTATTTAGTTCTTCCTCTGCAATTTACAAAACCCACTAAAATTCATGTTAAAGAATTTAATAAAGGTactataatttttctttaaattgtcCTTCCAAACTTTTAGTGCTTCATTTTCAATCATTAAAACCCATATAAACATCTAATCTTTACATAacaattttttgtatttcatgAGAACAACTGAAATTATAAAATCCCCAACTCAATTTCGTCATATAAAGAAAGATTTGAGATTTTATTCGCACTGAAGTAGTTTAATTTATGAAAACGAAAATCTGACTTTGGTTTGCTTTGTTTGGTTGTGTTACGAGACCTGAAAATGGAGAAAGAAAATGCGGAATAGAGGAGTTACAATTTTAGTTTCATCTCTTCCATTCTTGGTCTTGGATTTGTTATAAAAACTGAATTTGCGTGAAGGTTAAGAAGCGACGACAATGGCTTTTTTCGGTGGTGTCAACGGTAGCGGAAGGCAAAAGAAGACGGAGATGTTGGAGGATTCTTTAAATTGGGGGTATAAAAgtaattttaaatataattttttttaaaaaaataataatgacgCGTATCATCATCCTATTGGTGCGTGACATTACACATATTTTTTCTAAACTGGTCAAGAAAAAAGAGGTGTGTATTAGacacactctgaaaaggttgagtgtgtaagaTAATTTTCGTGCTCCGAAAGTGTGTAATAGGAATTTGGTGCATAGTTTAGggggtaacttatgtattttgcctatgATAAATAAAGGGAGCAAAGGGGTTCATCTAAgtcaaaattatttttatatgtatataataAATTTTGAATGTTCTTGACTTTTTTctgaatttattttttatattttgaaccCCTTATTAAAAATCCTGATTCCGCCTGTACCGCGAGACGAAAAGCCAGACAATTTGGTGTTAATTggaacaccccccccccccccccgcgccAGCTCAAAAATTCAAAGTGAAGTAATATCATATTATCATAATGCCATAACTTGTACAATGATTAAAGCGCATAGTACAGTATTAAGAACTGCAGATTGCTCTGACATGATGAAGATGTTAAGTAACCCACCAACCCCTAAAGTAATAAAAGCATTAGCTTAATGCATTATAGCATATGATCCAAACATATGAAGAACATAAAGAATAAAATGTTCCAACATAATTAGTTACTCGGGTTCTCTTGGACTGATAAAAACTTACTCGTATTATGTGTTTACATCCGACAAAAAATATCGTATTAAGAGATAAAAACTTACAGAAATTTATGTTCAAATTCACACAAAAAAATTAGTCAATGGCTCTCGTATTCCAAAAAGATTAAAACAAATTAAGACGGATAAAATATATATTATCACGTTATTCAATTacttaaccataataaatatatATGATTGATATAAATATCTACAATTGGTTCTCAAACCCCCACCATCCAACCGAGTTAACTTTTAACCTTTCAAAGGAACATATAGGGCAAAATACATCAATGTTTCTCTTATTTGTGGACCCTAATTAATTGTTCGTTATGTCCGGAGTTAATCACGGTATGCCATGATTAAGCATCTTTTCATGCAGAGTTaccaatttatttttttattttggtccaaaataattgtccatttatataataaaaaaaaatttaatttattttttcaaaattaccctTATATACGTATCatcatttactcctcacatttgagaagagaagAAGTAAGTGCTACTATAACTATGCTACAACATTTAATAAAGGGTAGTTTAGTTACACTAATTATTTTtatctagaatttagtatttccttaatgGTGTGCCCAAaataaattgatcacttattgtggaaCGGAGTGAGTAGTTTATATTTAAGAAGATCCAATGTTTATTCATggctttctctctctctctcttgtgccAGAATCATTTCTACTACAATATATATTAGAAAATATGAGATTTGTTTGATTTTCCATTCGGTGTTCAGTGTTGGATCCCGAATAACTCGAATTCGCACCTCGTAAGGCCCATTAAAAAACAAAGAGCTCCCTACTATGATTTGTTTCATATCTAAGACTCCAATTCGAGACCTCTCTACTATGATTTGTTTCATATCTAAGACTCGAATTCCAGACCTCTGATTAAGAACGAAAATATGAGACCAACATATAAGATTTAACGGATGTAAGAAAAAGTGAAAAACCAAGTGTTGCTTGGATTAAGTGGACCTATGTCCTTTTAGATGATCGATAATGAACTCAATATATAGTACACATAATTTATGTGTATAGAAATAAATGTACATATGTGCCAcagaaaataaagagaaaattcAATATCATAAAGTCTCAATAAATTAGTGATTAAAAAAAATATCAGAATGGAAGGAACTATGGTTGATGGAAACTCAAGGTTAAACCAATAGGTTACATTGAActatttgacccctcaaatacacTTTCTTACCATAGCTACTATAAAATAATTTACAAGTGAATTGGATTTATCACACCCCATTTGGTGTGTGATATAGTCTCTccaatttaataaaaataatcccATGTGGGAAAAAAATTTATAATCATCATGATTAGCCAAAGTAATCATTGAATAAATCAAGAATTGGAAGAGAGAAATGATCTCTATCTCTTTccttttttgtcttcttttttccttcttcttgaaTCAAAGAATTGCTTTGGAAAAAACTGCAAATTGTCTGTTTATGTGCAGAACCATCTCTCATTTGAGGCCTCAAATGAATGAACAATTTTACCAAATGGTCATAGGCTCATAGCTCAACCTTCATTTGTGCTGAGGATATATTGCCTACATTCAACAAAGCAAAGTATTAGATTTACACAATTATGTCACTTATCAGTTAACTAATTACATGTAAATCTTTATCAGCCACTACTGCTTGTATTAGCGCAGGTTATTTACAGCACACCCCATGAGGTGCGACCCTTCCCTGCAGTGGCGGAGACAGGATTTTTATCaaggttaaaaaaaaaaaagttaagaaATTAAAAGAGACTGTGTCCAATTGGAATTGAACCTGCGACCTTACAAAAGATTTTGAACCTCCTTGACCACTGAGCTATACTTTTGGGCTATGTTACAGGGattcaaaatataaaatatagaGGTACAAATCGGATTTTTCCTTATATGTATAGTGTAATTTTCGGGCAAAGGGGGTTCACGTGAACCCCCTTccgccccctaaatccgccctgCTTCCCTGAATCATTCGTGAATATGGAATGCCTTGTGCACCGAGCtgtcctttttaaaaaaatataagatatttaCAGGTAAATTTTTATGATAAGCATTACTCCCTGTGATAATCTGATAAAATGGTAGCTAACCTACTATGACGATTAGTATAACATATTTTTATGCGGTCAGTATATATAAGTTAAAATCCGTAAGAGTATACTAACCAGGAAGGTTCTGTCCCTGAATTTGGCCAAAACCCATCTGGATAACACTATGGAGATCATCCTCAAAGAATGTTGGAACCTAAAAAAGTTAAAATTTCCCATGTTAAGTGAAAAACTGGAATAATAAATTCTACAACATTATTACAGTTCCTAGCCCCAATTCTTGATTACCTGAGGAGTTTGTTCAACAAACTCTTCCATATGAGGCAATTGCATGATGTTTACATTTCTAGCCATATAGCCATTTGAACATTGCTGAGATTGGAATTCATATGGAAATGCTGCTGAGTTTTCTGATGGATGCATGTTATGATGTAACGATTCGGCGGATTGAAACATCTGAAGTTGACACAAAATATATGAACAATTATACCTAAGAGGTCAAAAACTCATGAACAATACTATGAGTAATTTGAATGACTTACATTCTTGGAGAGAAGAGATTCCGCGTTGAAGTCCATTCTTGGATTCATATTAGATAACTTCATTGAGAGGAACTACATCAAAATATACAAATATACAATTCAGCCATCTTGCTAAATGCTAATGTTTTACTCCCCATCATTTGGAATATATGTATTGCAATTTATGActaatttttgaaagatttgaaaaattAAGCTTGAAAATCTTTGCAAAAAGTTAATTTTTTTGGTcgaaaaaacaacaacaacaacaacaatcccaATATAGTTTcacaagtagggtctggggacggtagtgtgtacgcagactttatcCCAACCTTATGAAGGTAGAAAGACTGTTTCCGATAGGCTCTTGGCTCAAGAAATAATTCAAACAATTCTGAGCTTGCGAAATCGGTTTTTGAAAACTCTAAAACAAAGGCCACTTAAGAAAATTACCTCAACTTGACACTGAAGGGATTGCACATAGTTAATGATCTCATCAAGCATCACAGCTTTTCCAGTCACCTATTAAGAGAAAAAACAATAAACTTTCCATattaggattctgcatatttttctcttaaaattattaaaacaagTAAAGAAGTATTCTCATAAGCAATTACTTTGTTGCAGCCAGGTACAAGATCTTGTAGAAACTTCATTCTTTCACCAATTTTCTCTCTTCTCACCTGTCCAATcagaaaaatgagttaaaaaaagaagaagaaacattCTAACTAGAAATACACAAACAATTGAAGCCGAGGGTCTTTCACAGGATAGGGTTAAGGTTGCGTACATCTTACCCTACCCAGACCCCACAGGATTTGCTGTTTTTGTTATTtgaaacaaaaacaacaacatacccagtatattcccacaagtgggatctggggagggtagcaTGTACGCAGTCCTTACCCTTACCCTGTGAAGGTAGAGATGCTATTTCCGAAAGATCCTCAGCTTAATACAATAAAATAAACTAAGAAATTAAGAAATTTAAAATACCCTTTCAGCTAGACTATGTGCATCTGTGGCCTGACCCCTTCTGGCTCTAACATGAATATAATCCTTTGGTGGCTCTGTAGTCTTTTGAttgtctttattttgttcttttgcTTCTGCAACATCGGTATCACTTCCATTTTTTTCATCAGACTTGCTTCTTTTGGCACTTGATTCCAATATTTCTGTTGAAACCTGCATAGAATTAAGTAACATCTATTTCAGTTTTTCAATTATGTATCACAAAGAAGGAgctttggcgtaactggtaaagttccTGCTATGTGATCAGGAGGTTAAGGGCTTGAGCCGTGGAAaaaacctcttgcagaaatgcaaggtaaggctgtgtacgatagacccttgtggtccggcacTTCCCTGGACcccgcacatagcgggagcttacTGCACCGGACTGCCCAATTATAGATCACAAAGAGTTTAAGTTCTATGCACTAACCGTTCAGAAAAATGTTTATATATAATCACGTAACCTATAATTACAGGTAAATCTCTACGACAAGCATTAATCAGTAACTCGATAAAAATGATAATTAATCCGCTATCACAAGTTAAAATTCAGTGATAGTGTAAAAAAATTTTAAACTGTCAATGTCAATGCATATAACTTAAATCAAATTAAATTAGGAATTGCAAATCCAAGAACTTAGAGAAAAAGATAGAGTTAATCACATTGACATTCTTGGCATTGGTTTCTTTAGCTTTCTTCTTTGGAACTGATTTCCTCTTCTTGGAATTGGCATCATTTCCAAGTGGGATTTGTTCAGATACTGAAGAATTCTCCATTGACTCTCCAAATTCAGATTCTTTGAATTCTTGAACACCCAATTGAGATCCAGAAACATTAATACACTTACTACTTGAAACTCTTGAAAGTTTCCCACTTTCCAAATTTGGAACATTTCTATTAAACTCAGAATCAACAGAAAAATGTGCCAAATTAGTACTATTTGACATATGATTTACACCAAGAAGTTGCAAATTCCCATTGATTTGATGATCAAAATTGGAAAGATTGAGTCTTGGAGGAGAATTCAATGGAGTAGTATAACAAGAATTATTAGTACTATTAACATAAGAGTTTGGTGAAATTTCACCAGAATTACAAATATTTCCCAGTTTACCAATTAACTCTCTCAACACAAAATTGTTACCACTACTATTACTAGGCATGATATTAGATGTAACAGGAGAAGACACAATTGAACTTAATGTAGATTCAAAAGGATCATTTTCCCAACTGGGATTGTAAAAAGAATTCAACTCATTCATTGTGTTGACATTATTCAAGAACATGTTTTTCTCGTCCATTTAATACATGTGAGATACTAAAATTCAGTGAAAAACCAAGAAAACAGAACCCCAGAAAACGTAATGGGAAAATGAAGACTACGAAAGAATTTAGTGTAGTACTAAATTTggaagaaataaggtaagaagaaaaggaaagaagagaggCTGAAATCAGAACCAAAAAAGAAAGGTGATTATGACTTTGCTATTTGAATTCACTGAAATAAAGAGGAATTGAGATGGTTATGATCAGGGGAAAGGAAAGGAAAGCAGAGAGAAAAATGTAGGAAACTGGAAAGGAAGCAAGATGAGAAGATAAAGAAAGTGAAATGTCTGTTTGACCTTTTTTTAATTAAGAATGATTTCTTGAAATTATGAGTTTAACCTCGGGAAGGGTAGCCGAGGTAATTGGTAAAAGTATTTGGGAGGTCATGAGTTCTAGTCGTGAAAACAATATATTATAGAAATGTAGGGTAACATCGCATACAATAAAACTTTATGTCCCGGCCTTTCCCCGAACCCTGTGCATGTCAAAAATTTAGTGCACCGAACAGTCCTTTTATATGAGTTAAGCTTCTATCTATTGACATGTAAAAATAGTTGTACAatcattatttaaaaaaatataatgacATGTAAAAATACTTTATAATTTTATGAAGGTTGTTTCTCTAGCTTTGGTtatctttattattttttccgTCGATACTTTTCTTTTCGTTAGTATTTTAATCTTAgtctttttactttttattttattttttaaacatgTTATGACAACACTTTACTTAAGccaagggtctatcggaaatattCTTTCCATCTTAAACGAGGTAGGGGTAAAACCTTTATATACTCCCACCATGCCCAAACTCTGCTCGTGGGATCACACTGAGTGTAATATAATTGTAGTGACCTTAGAATGTAAATAATGTGAAACTCCATGATAAACATTActtcctccgttccaatttatctgaacctgtttgattgggcacagaatttaagaaaaaataaagacttttggaatttgtgctaaacaagtcaaaaagtgtcacgaccctggttcgccctccgtgaaccattgtgacgccagctagtctctacgactaggtaagcctaatctgcggaagaaaaatcaaaatttgcggaaataaaataatttaaaacagaaataaagtagtaacagtgtttaaatgtgccgctcggctcACACCATATTTAACTttcaataccaatacataaatccaagacccaaaaacccacgaatcacaagctatgatcaatactacatagctctaacttcagaatgtctaataagaacgaaaaaatacagaagggctaaatactaaaagtaggaatagaaagggacttcttggtctgcgaacgcggcagatgtacctcgaagtctctagagcagtcgcctcctcaaggatgataggtctgagtagcggtacctggatctgcacatgaaaaacatgtgcataaGAGACATGAGTACatcacaacggtacccagtaagtgccaagcctaaccttagttgagtagtgacgaggaaggttagagccctactgagattaaataaatataaagatgacaggataagataatcagtacaattgagaatctacagtaagaatctacacaggataataagagtacaataacggtaacagagatgaaggcaaaccacaaggaagtaccacttataacaaggatgataaccagggatctcttagtatcctcaatatatgctagggatttcttggtatcccgaggatctcttggtatcctcaatatatgctagggatctctcggtatcccgaggatctcttggtatcccgaggatctcttggtatcctcaatatacgtgtcagggatctcttggtatcccgcaccttagttcagatcataaatacgtacaggggatctcccaggatgtcgtcccgtagtcccaaagtaaaaacacacagcagcaacacaagaatacccattaaactaaatttcgtaccaagtaaatagttaattctagcctaacatgcttcacgtaatgcaattaaggcagtttaagtaaataggcaattaagtcaactaaacatgcttttctaaactagcaacaggctaaattcacaagtagaataaaacaggaaaaagaactcaattgaaatacttaaggaaaaatcggattttcaacaattagctcaagtacgcgctcgtcacctcacgtacaaggcatttcaattatcaaatatatcatatcttaAGGGGATCCCTCACACAAgattagacaagtcacttacctcgaaccggctcaaaaatcaacccgaaaccacactcttgccacgagtactcgactccaaatgaccaaaatctattcaatttaattgcataatataaataacacttcaagtaactgattctacaattaagttctaagctaatacgcgaaattatgtaaaatgaccaaaacgtccctcgggcccacgtctcagaatcgggtaaaatttatattttcagaaacctcgcactctcacgagtttcAATCATATCAAGAGTACCAAAATTGaacctcaatttgtccctcaaatcatcactcaaaagtCTCCAATTATACAAGCCCTaatcccccaattaccactgatttttcttaattttttttcatgcttaaattgataaaaatcactccaataacgagtttagggaccaaagaccttacccccaatgaactcctctgaaaatcctcttgaaaagtgctcctcaagcttcttcccgttttgaaaagatgaaaaatggctaaatttcgcgaaggcaaaaatttatatgttctgcccagcaattTTCGCAGTTGCGgtcctgcggtcccgcttctgcggagcctaggtcgcatctgcgactttcacttaaagaCCCATTTCCGCATCTGGGGTTACCCTTCCGTaggtgcggtaccgcttctgcggtgaacTACCCGCATCTACGGTTCCTGAAGAGATGAGCAaataccgcttctacggtctccAACTCGTTGATGCGGTTCCGCTTTTGCAAAAAATCTCCCACATCTGCGGAACCTGTTGACCTCCCTCAATTTCGCTTCTGCGGTCTGTTAACCACTtttgcggtgccgcacctgcgaaacccaaaccgcaggtgtggtt
Coding sequences within:
- the LOC104212749 gene encoding transcription factor bHLH62-like, with translation MDEKNMFLNNVNTMNELNSFYNPSWENDPFESTLSSIVSSPVTSNIMPSNSSGNNFVLRELIGKLGNICNSGEISPNSYVNSTNNSCYTTPLNSPPRLNLSNFDHQINGNLQLLGVNHMSNSTNLAHFSVDSEFNRNVPNLESGKLSRVSSSKCINVSGSQLGVQEFKESEFGESMENSSVSEQIPLGNDANSKKRKSVPKKKAKETNAKNVNVSTEILESSAKRSKSDEKNGSDTDVAEAKEQNKDNQKTTEPPKDYIHVRARRGQATDAHSLAERVRREKIGERMKFLQDLVPGCNKVTGKAVMLDEIINYVQSLQCQVEFLSMKLSNMNPRMDFNAESLLSKNMFQSAESLHHNMHPSENSAAFPYEFQSQQCSNGYMARNVNIMQLPHMEEFVEQTPQVPTFFEDDLHSVIQMGFGQIQGQNLPGNISSAQMKVEL